The Aureimonas mangrovi genome includes a region encoding these proteins:
- a CDS encoding RDD family protein translates to MTMPAGNTAYALDESRALAGTRSRRIVAFLFDYLAILVLSIPAAIVIALLGIVTLGLGWGLYAFLLPAIAILYVGFTLGGDRQATPGMRACGIRFVRLDGQPIDPVYAVLHAVLFWASVTVLTPLVLLVALFTERKQTLHDYLLGTVAVRRRG, encoded by the coding sequence ATGACGATGCCCGCAGGCAACACCGCCTATGCCCTCGACGAGAGCCGCGCGCTGGCGGGAACGCGCTCGCGGCGCATCGTGGCCTTCCTGTTCGACTATCTGGCGATCCTCGTTCTCTCGATCCCGGCCGCGATCGTCATCGCGCTTCTCGGCATCGTGACGCTCGGGCTCGGCTGGGGCCTCTACGCCTTCCTCCTGCCGGCGATCGCGATCCTGTATGTCGGCTTCACGCTCGGCGGCGACCGCCAGGCGACGCCCGGCATGCGCGCCTGCGGCATCCGCTTCGTGCGCCTCGACGGCCAGCCGATCGACCCGGTCTACGCCGTGCTCCACGCCGTCCTGTTCTGGGCCTCCGTCACGGTGCTGACGCCGCTTGTGCTGCTCGTCGCGCTGTTCACCGAGCGCAAGCAGACGCTGCACGACTATCTTCTCGGCACGGTGGCGGTGCGCCGGCGCGGCTGA
- a CDS encoding arginyltransferase, with protein MTVHSQTPQFFLTSPSVCPYLPGQFERKVFTHLAGNRGPELLDLLTQGGFRRSQNIAYRPACERCRACVSVRILVDEFRPTRSMRRVLASNSDLVGRMSGAAASTEQYALFRRYLETRHTGGGMSEMSVLDYSMMVEDSPVDTRTIQYRRRGPDSAFSERSDGALTAVALSDVMADGMSMVYSFFEPDEAHRSLGTYMILDHIERTRTLGLPYLYLGYWVEGSRKMDYKIRFQPQEHLRPAGWERYEGESAVS; from the coding sequence ATGACCGTTCATTCCCAGACCCCGCAGTTCTTCCTGACCTCGCCATCGGTGTGCCCGTATCTGCCGGGCCAGTTCGAACGGAAGGTCTTCACGCACCTGGCCGGCAACCGCGGGCCCGAGCTTCTCGATCTCCTGACGCAAGGCGGCTTCCGCCGCTCGCAGAACATCGCCTATCGCCCGGCCTGCGAACGCTGCAGGGCCTGCGTCTCCGTGCGCATCCTCGTCGACGAGTTCCGCCCCACGCGCTCCATGCGCCGCGTTCTCGCCAGCAACTCGGACCTCGTAGGGCGCATGTCGGGTGCGGCGGCCTCCACCGAGCAGTACGCGCTCTTTCGCCGCTATCTCGAGACGCGCCACACGGGCGGCGGCATGTCGGAGATGAGCGTCCTCGACTATTCGATGATGGTGGAGGACAGCCCGGTCGACACGCGCACGATCCAGTACCGGCGGCGCGGCCCGGACTCGGCCTTCTCCGAGCGTTCTGACGGCGCACTGACCGCCGTCGCCCTGTCGGACGTGATGGCCGACGGCATGTCGATGGTCTACTCGTTCTTCGAGCCGGACGAGGCCCATCGCAGCCTCGGGACCTACATGATCCTCGACCATATCGAGCGCACGCGTACACTCGGCCTGCCGTATCTCTACCTCGGCTACTGGGTCGAGGGTTCGCGCAAGATGGACTACAAGATCCGCTTCCAGCCGCAGGAGCATCTGCGCCCGGCCGGATGGGAGCGTTACGAAGGCGAGAGCGCGGTGTCTTGA
- a CDS encoding MarR family winged helix-turn-helix transcriptional regulator: MKVIDRTEEEQAGVLSLEEAEEIVDLLSEVGRTFKANLRSLPNSPAAALSMPQRDVLKIIGRRPGVTPAGICERTRRDRGQVTRLTLELEEAGLILRTRSTEDRRSVLLTLSDRGTELFAQMLVRRADLARTMLSGLTVSEVQELKEKLRRMRGVMRGFAGRPRAS, from the coding sequence TTGAAGGTAATCGACCGGACCGAGGAAGAGCAGGCGGGGGTGCTCAGTCTCGAAGAGGCCGAAGAGATCGTCGATCTCTTGTCCGAGGTCGGACGGACGTTCAAGGCCAATCTGCGCAGCCTGCCCAACAGTCCGGCCGCGGCGCTCTCCATGCCGCAGCGCGACGTCCTCAAGATCATCGGCCGCCGCCCCGGCGTCACGCCGGCGGGAATATGCGAGCGGACCAGGCGCGACAGGGGACAGGTGACGCGCCTCACTCTCGAACTCGAGGAGGCGGGGCTGATCCTGAGAACGCGCTCGACCGAGGACAGACGCTCTGTGCTCCTGACGCTTTCAGACCGTGGCACGGAACTCTTCGCGCAGATGCTGGTGCGGCGCGCCGACCTTGCGCGCACGATGCTCTCCGGCCTGACGGTGTCCGAGGTGCAGGAACTGAAGGAAAAGCTGCGGCGCATGCGCGGCGTGATGCGAGGCTTCGCAGGCAGGCCGCGGGCCTCCTGA
- a CDS encoding TonB-dependent receptor domain-containing protein, producing the protein MRADRVLHPTIASALLGVSLMALSSGAAVAQTVQTAPGQTEAPIEETDDGIAADGLAITLDTVVVTAAGFEQSVADAPASVSVVTREDLDRGQFRDLTDALRNVQGVSVTGVANERDISIRGLPGQYTLILVDGVRQGTRDSRVNGSAGFEQSFIPPLNAIERIEVLRGPASTLYGSDAVGGVINIITRAVASEPSGSVTIEGTAQGSGRHGNSGQVQLYASTPLMEDILGLQVWSRGYKRGEDRLIAGDTEREEGDLTARLTYAPNLDHRFFLEGGMTRLEQTATAGRTQAEGTLGRIQDNDRDHLRANYDGVFGWGDVTASLQREWGERTYRNEDRISGAFIENPRSPEIVNTVGDLKTVVPFDAFGGHRLSLGTQYIKNELTDQNPGRRTGEDEEFSLYQYAFFLEDEWQVTDTFALTGGVRMDYHEVYEENFAPRLYGVWRPFDMWTFKGGVSTGFRAPDIRSITPDYAYTTGGGGCFYGPAEQLGGRNPCGVIVSNEDLDPETSTNFEAAVLFDDLAGLTAGATFFYTDFKDKIANDRVYNADGSFARWDLDPNYTLFRVFNIESAIIQGVELTLGFQATDTISVLGSYTYTDSEQQGGEYDGLALTRTPEHTANVRVDWLTPIEGLTAFAAGFYEGEQINAGLRIGSNGDPVRNKDGDVVARRYDGYFTADIGASYQINENFTLNGTIYNLFDEEVLPDDYNTVVEGRRFWASLNASF; encoded by the coding sequence ATGCGCGCGGACCGCGTCCTTCATCCAACGATCGCGAGTGCGCTTCTTGGCGTCTCCCTTATGGCCCTGTCGAGCGGCGCCGCCGTTGCTCAGACGGTGCAGACGGCGCCCGGCCAGACAGAGGCTCCGATCGAGGAGACCGACGACGGCATCGCTGCCGACGGCCTCGCCATCACGCTCGACACGGTCGTCGTCACCGCCGCAGGCTTCGAGCAGTCCGTTGCCGACGCGCCGGCCTCGGTTTCCGTCGTCACCCGCGAGGACCTCGACCGCGGCCAGTTCCGCGACCTGACCGACGCGTTGCGCAACGTCCAGGGCGTGTCTGTCACGGGCGTCGCCAACGAGCGCGACATCTCGATCCGCGGCTTGCCCGGACAGTACACGCTCATCCTCGTGGATGGCGTGCGGCAGGGAACGCGCGATTCGCGCGTCAACGGTTCGGCGGGCTTCGAGCAGAGCTTCATCCCGCCTCTGAATGCGATCGAGCGCATCGAGGTGCTGCGCGGCCCGGCTTCCACGCTCTACGGTTCGGACGCGGTCGGCGGCGTCATCAACATCATCACCCGCGCCGTCGCGTCAGAGCCCAGCGGCTCGGTGACGATCGAGGGCACGGCACAGGGCAGCGGGCGCCACGGCAATTCCGGCCAGGTCCAGCTCTATGCCTCGACGCCGCTGATGGAGGACATCCTCGGCCTGCAGGTCTGGAGCCGCGGCTACAAGCGCGGCGAGGACCGGCTGATCGCCGGCGACACGGAGCGCGAGGAAGGCGACCTCACTGCACGCCTGACCTACGCACCCAATCTCGACCACCGCTTCTTCCTCGAAGGCGGAATGACACGTCTCGAGCAGACGGCCACGGCCGGACGCACGCAGGCCGAAGGAACGCTCGGGCGCATCCAGGACAACGACCGCGACCATCTGCGCGCGAACTATGACGGCGTCTTCGGCTGGGGCGACGTGACGGCATCGCTCCAGCGCGAATGGGGCGAGCGTACCTATCGCAACGAGGACCGGATCAGCGGGGCCTTCATCGAGAACCCGCGTTCACCTGAGATCGTCAACACGGTGGGCGACCTGAAGACGGTCGTTCCCTTCGATGCTTTCGGCGGCCACCGCCTGTCGCTGGGCACGCAATACATCAAAAACGAACTGACCGACCAGAATCCGGGTCGGCGCACCGGAGAGGATGAGGAGTTCTCGCTCTACCAGTACGCCTTCTTCCTCGAGGACGAGTGGCAGGTGACGGACACGTTCGCCCTCACGGGCGGCGTGCGCATGGATTACCATGAGGTCTACGAGGAGAACTTCGCGCCGCGTCTCTACGGCGTGTGGCGCCCCTTCGACATGTGGACATTCAAGGGCGGCGTCTCGACAGGCTTCCGCGCGCCGGACATTCGTTCGATCACGCCGGACTATGCCTACACGACGGGCGGCGGCGGCTGCTTCTACGGTCCGGCAGAGCAGCTGGGCGGACGCAACCCGTGCGGGGTCATCGTCTCGAACGAGGATCTCGATCCCGAGACCTCGACCAATTTCGAGGCGGCCGTCCTCTTCGACGATCTCGCGGGCCTAACCGCCGGCGCGACATTCTTCTACACGGACTTCAAGGACAAGATCGCCAACGATCGCGTCTACAACGCGGATGGCTCCTTCGCGCGCTGGGACCTCGACCCGAACTACACGCTGTTCCGCGTCTTCAACATCGAATCGGCGATCATCCAGGGCGTCGAGCTGACGCTCGGCTTCCAGGCGACGGACACGATCTCGGTGCTCGGAAGCTACACCTACACGGACTCCGAGCAGCAAGGCGGCGAGTATGACGGGCTGGCGCTGACCCGCACGCCCGAGCATACCGCCAATGTGCGCGTCGACTGGCTGACCCCGATCGAAGGCCTCACGGCCTTCGCGGCAGGCTTCTACGAGGGCGAGCAGATCAATGCCGGGCTTCGCATTGGCTCGAACGGCGACCCGGTGCGCAACAAGGACGGCGACGTCGTGGCGCGCCGCTACGACGGCTACTTCACCGCCGACATCGGCGCCTCCTACCAGATCAACGAGAATTTCACGCTGAACGGCACGATCTACAACCTCTTCGACGAGGAGGTTCTGCCCGACGACTACAACACCGTCGTGGAAGGACGCCGCTTCTGGGCGAGCCTGAACGCGAGCTTCTGA
- a CDS encoding siderophore ABC transporter substrate-binding protein, with protein sequence MLKSRMRAAFLATALAGAALALPAMAQTTVEHAQGELVLDTTPQTVIVTDWAAFDNLQALGVPVAGVPASATPPYLASFLPEDMPRVGSLQEPDVEGIAAAAPDLVIVAARSRRSYPTLASVAPTLDMSVDNTDIVAGVKANLARYGEIFAVEDKAAELSAALDARIEEARAAAEGKGTGLVVVTNGGRLGIYGPRSRVAWLYDALDIPPVVENVDDRRDGGDAASFEYVLERNPDWLFVVDRDAGVGNEGSAEATLDNELIHETSFWQKGQIIYLDPAAAYVTMHGYTGLMRLLDQVIEGYENAS encoded by the coding sequence ATGCTGAAGAGCCGCATGCGCGCCGCCTTTCTCGCAACCGCCCTGGCCGGTGCGGCCCTCGCTTTGCCCGCCATGGCGCAGACCACGGTCGAGCACGCGCAGGGAGAACTGGTTCTCGACACGACGCCGCAGACCGTGATCGTCACCGACTGGGCCGCTTTCGACAATCTCCAGGCGCTCGGCGTTCCGGTCGCGGGCGTGCCGGCCTCCGCGACGCCGCCCTACCTCGCGTCCTTTCTTCCAGAGGACATGCCGCGCGTCGGCTCGCTGCAGGAGCCGGACGTGGAGGGCATCGCGGCCGCTGCGCCCGATCTCGTGATCGTCGCCGCGCGCTCACGGCGCTCCTATCCGACGCTTGCGTCCGTCGCGCCGACGCTCGACATGTCGGTCGACAACACCGACATCGTCGCCGGTGTGAAGGCCAACCTCGCCAGATACGGCGAGATCTTCGCCGTGGAGGACAAGGCGGCCGAACTCTCCGCCGCTCTGGACGCGCGTATCGAGGAGGCGCGCGCGGCCGCTGAGGGCAAGGGCACGGGGCTCGTCGTCGTCACCAATGGCGGGCGCCTCGGCATCTACGGCCCGCGCTCGCGCGTCGCCTGGCTCTACGACGCGCTGGACATCCCGCCGGTGGTGGAGAATGTCGACGACCGGCGCGACGGCGGCGACGCGGCCTCCTTCGAATACGTCCTGGAGCGCAACCCGGACTGGCTGTTCGTGGTGGACCGCGATGCCGGCGTCGGCAACGAGGGCTCGGCCGAAGCGACGCTCGACAACGAGCTGATCCACGAGACGAGTTTCTGGCAGAAGGGCCAGATAATCTATCTCGATCCGGCCGCCGCCTACGTCACCATGCACGGCTACACCGGCCTGATGCGCCTGCTCGATCAGGTCATCGAAGGCTACGAGAACGCATCTTGA
- the parC gene encoding DNA topoisomerase IV subunit A, translated as MGKTVEPPVGGGEIEPIDLKAALEERYLAYALSTIMGRALPDVRDGLKPVHRRIVHAMRVLRLDPGQGYKKCARIVGDVMGKFHPHGDASIYDALVRLAQDFAIRYPLVDGQGNFGNVDGDAAAAMRYTEARMTEVATLLLRGIDENAVDFKPTYNEEDEEPVVLPGAFPNLLANGASGIAVGMATSIPPHNAAEICDAALKLIEKPDADIDALMRLVEGPDLPTGGIIIDTRASIREAYSTGRGSFRVRARWEREEAGRGGYVCVVTEIPYQVQKSKLIEKIAELLNARKLPLLADVRDESAEDVRIVFEPKARTVDPALLMESLFRLTELESRVSLNMNVLSGGKVPKVMSLKEVLVEWLGHRREVLQRRTAFRLAAIERRLEVLAGYIVAFLNLDEVIRIIREEDEPKVELMAAFELTDVQAEAVLNLRLRSLRKLEEMELKREHAALTDERAQKEALLGSDTLQWQAVAGEIREVREAFSKKTKLGRRRTTFADAPSHDLGDIAGALIEKEPITVVLSQKGFLRALRGHLTDYSALSFRDGDALKFAFPALTTDKLVLLSTNGRAFTLGADKLPGGRGQGDPLRLAIELEDDQDIVAGFVVDPTAKRLVVSSDGNGFVVGEGELLSGMRKGKQVLNVAPPARLALAVRVAGDHAAVVGENRKMLVLPMMQVPEMTRGKGVRLQRYKDGGILDIRIFPREEGLAWTDPAGRVFQRSFEDLLEWRGDRAQAGRLVPKGFPKSGKFSG; from the coding sequence ATGGGCAAGACGGTGGAACCCCCGGTCGGTGGCGGCGAGATCGAACCGATCGACCTGAAGGCGGCGCTTGAAGAGCGCTACCTCGCCTATGCCTTGTCCACGATCATGGGCCGTGCGCTGCCGGACGTGCGGGACGGGTTGAAACCCGTTCATCGCCGCATAGTCCATGCCATGCGCGTGCTGCGCCTCGATCCCGGACAGGGCTACAAGAAATGCGCGCGTATCGTCGGTGACGTGATGGGCAAGTTCCATCCGCACGGCGATGCATCGATCTACGACGCGCTGGTGCGCCTCGCGCAGGATTTCGCCATCCGCTACCCGCTGGTGGACGGGCAGGGCAATTTCGGCAATGTCGACGGCGATGCCGCGGCCGCCATGCGCTACACCGAGGCGCGCATGACCGAGGTCGCGACGCTGCTTCTGCGCGGCATCGACGAGAACGCCGTCGACTTCAAGCCGACCTACAACGAGGAGGACGAGGAGCCCGTCGTCCTGCCGGGCGCCTTCCCCAACCTTCTGGCCAACGGCGCCTCGGGCATCGCCGTCGGCATGGCGACCTCGATCCCGCCGCACAACGCGGCCGAGATCTGCGACGCGGCGCTGAAGCTCATCGAGAAGCCGGATGCCGACATCGACGCGCTGATGCGGCTCGTCGAAGGGCCGGACCTTCCCACCGGCGGCATCATCATCGATACGCGCGCGTCCATCCGCGAGGCCTACTCGACGGGGCGCGGCTCGTTCCGCGTTCGCGCGCGATGGGAGCGTGAGGAGGCCGGGCGCGGCGGCTATGTCTGCGTCGTCACCGAAATCCCGTATCAGGTGCAGAAGTCGAAGCTGATCGAGAAGATCGCCGAGCTTCTGAACGCGCGCAAGCTGCCGCTCCTGGCCGATGTCCGGGACGAATCGGCCGAGGACGTCCGCATCGTGTTCGAGCCGAAGGCGCGCACGGTGGACCCGGCGCTGCTGATGGAATCCCTGTTCCGCCTGACGGAGCTGGAAAGCCGTGTCTCGCTGAACATGAACGTCCTGTCCGGCGGCAAGGTGCCGAAGGTCATGTCGCTCAAGGAGGTGCTGGTCGAATGGCTCGGCCACCGCCGCGAGGTGCTGCAGCGGCGCACCGCCTTCCGGCTCGCGGCCATCGAGCGGCGGCTGGAGGTTCTGGCCGGCTACATCGTCGCCTTCCTCAACCTCGACGAGGTGATCCGGATCATCCGTGAGGAGGACGAGCCGAAGGTCGAGCTGATGGCCGCCTTCGAGCTCACCGACGTGCAGGCCGAAGCCGTCCTGAACCTGCGCCTGCGTTCGTTGCGCAAGCTGGAGGAGATGGAGCTGAAGCGCGAGCACGCCGCGCTCACCGACGAAAGGGCGCAGAAGGAGGCGCTTCTCGGCTCCGATACGCTCCAGTGGCAGGCCGTGGCGGGCGAGATCCGCGAGGTCCGCGAGGCCTTCTCCAAGAAGACGAAGCTCGGCCGCCGCCGCACCACCTTCGCCGATGCGCCGAGCCATGATCTCGGCGACATCGCGGGCGCCCTCATCGAGAAGGAGCCGATCACCGTCGTCCTGTCGCAGAAGGGGTTTCTGCGCGCCCTTCGCGGCCATCTGACCGATTACTCGGCGCTGTCCTTCCGCGACGGCGACGCGCTGAAATTCGCCTTCCCGGCGCTGACCACCGACAAGCTGGTGCTCCTCTCCACCAACGGACGCGCATTCACGCTGGGCGCCGACAAGCTGCCCGGCGGGCGCGGGCAGGGGGATCCGCTGCGCCTCGCCATCGAGCTGGAGGACGATCAGGACATCGTCGCCGGCTTCGTCGTCGACCCGACGGCCAAGCGTCTCGTCGTCTCCTCGGACGGCAACGGCTTCGTGGTCGGCGAGGGCGAGCTTCTGTCCGGCATGCGCAAAGGCAAGCAGGTGCTGAACGTCGCGCCGCCCGCGCGCCTCGCGCTCGCCGTGCGCGTTGCCGGCGATCACGCCGCCGTCGTCGGCGAGAACCGCAAGATGCTCGTCCTCCCGATGATGCAGGTCCCGGAGATGACGCGCGGCAAGGGCGTGCGCCTGCAGCGCTACAAGGACGGCGGCATCCTCGACATCCGCATCTTCCCGCGCGAGGAAGGCCTTGCCTGGACCGATCCGGCCGGTCGGGTCTTCCAGCGCTCCTTCGAGGATCTCCTCGAGTGGCGCGGGGATCGAGCCCAGGCCGGCCGTCTCGTGCCGAAAGGCTTCCCAAAAAGCGGCAAGTTCTCCGGCTGA
- a CDS encoding 2'-5' RNA ligase family protein has translation MDEAPPLIVTVALDAAAFDRLQALRRRHFPPARNLIPAHLTLFHKLPGESAAEVVRTLGALVRRTTPFAFDPQRMGLRFLGRGVAIEMPSRELDALRRTLADGWQDWLTPQDRHGFRPHVTIQNKVDASESRALFDALTASFTPFDASATGLLLWRYLGGPWEAAGHFPFTAETKNQDAEAPREAAADQIPLRHPTS, from the coding sequence ATGGACGAGGCGCCGCCCCTCATCGTGACCGTCGCGCTCGATGCTGCTGCGTTCGATCGCCTCCAAGCGCTGCGCCGGCGGCATTTCCCGCCGGCGCGCAATCTCATCCCCGCGCATCTGACGCTGTTCCACAAGCTGCCCGGCGAGAGCGCAGCCGAGGTGGTAAGAACGCTCGGCGCGCTGGTCCGCCGGACGACACCCTTCGCCTTCGATCCGCAGCGCATGGGCCTGCGCTTTCTCGGCCGTGGCGTCGCGATCGAAATGCCCTCGCGCGAACTCGACGCGCTGCGCCGGACGTTGGCGGACGGCTGGCAGGACTGGCTCACGCCGCAGGATCGGCACGGTTTTCGCCCGCACGTGACGATCCAGAACAAGGTGGATGCCAGTGAGTCGCGCGCGCTGTTCGACGCGCTCACCGCGTCCTTCACGCCGTTCGACGCCAGCGCGACCGGCTTACTGCTCTGGCGTTATCTCGGCGGACCGTGGGAGGCGGCAGGGCATTTTCCGTTCACCGCTGAGACGAAGAATCAAGACGCTGAAGCCCCGCGCGAAGCGGCTGCGGATCAGATTCCGTTACGTCATCCAACATCCTGA
- the aspS gene encoding aspartate--tRNA ligase — MHRYRSHTCADLRSEDVGSNVRLSGWVHRVRDHGGLLFIDLRDHYGLTQIVVDPDSPAFKVAETVRGEWVIRVDGQVKQRAPETVNAKMPTGEIELYASEIEVLGPAKELPLPVFGEPEYPEDVRLKYRFLDLRRETLHRNIMRRSQVVAAMRRRMNEIGFNEFQTPILTASSPEGARDFLVPSRLHQGMFYALPQAPQQYKQLLMMSGFDRYFQIAPCFRDEDPRADRFYGEFYQLDLEMSFVEQEDVFQTMEPVIRGIFEEFAEGKPVSQAFRRIPYADAIRTYGSDKPDLRNPIEMQAVTEHFAGSGFKVFANMIANDPAVEVWAIPGKTGGSRAFCDRMNSWAQGEGQPGLGYIFWREENGEVGGAGPLAKNIGEERTAAIAGQLGLEAGDACFFVAGKPDKFYPFAGLARTRVGEELNLVDRDRFELAWIVDFPFYEWDEDNKKVDFAHNPFSMPQGGMAALESEEPLKIKAFQYDIVCNGFEIASGGIRNQLPETMVKAFEIAGYSRADVEERFGGLYRAFQYGAPPHGGMAAGVDRIVMLLCGAKNLREIALFPMNQQAHDLLMGAPAEATPAQMRELGLRAIPPAPKA, encoded by the coding sequence CCTGCGCGACCATTACGGCCTGACGCAGATCGTCGTCGATCCCGACTCGCCGGCCTTCAAGGTGGCCGAGACGGTGCGCGGCGAGTGGGTGATCCGCGTCGACGGGCAGGTGAAGCAGCGTGCGCCCGAGACAGTTAACGCCAAGATGCCGACCGGCGAGATCGAACTCTACGCGAGCGAGATCGAGGTGCTGGGACCGGCCAAGGAACTGCCGCTGCCGGTCTTCGGCGAGCCTGAGTATCCCGAGGACGTGCGCCTCAAGTACCGCTTCCTCGACCTGCGCCGCGAGACGCTGCACCGGAACATCATGCGCCGCAGCCAGGTGGTGGCGGCCATGCGCCGGCGCATGAACGAGATCGGCTTCAACGAATTCCAGACGCCGATCCTGACGGCCTCCTCGCCGGAGGGCGCGCGCGACTTCCTCGTGCCCTCGCGTCTTCACCAGGGCATGTTCTACGCGCTGCCGCAGGCCCCGCAGCAGTACAAGCAGCTCCTGATGATGTCGGGCTTCGACCGCTACTTCCAGATCGCGCCCTGCTTCCGCGACGAGGACCCGCGCGCCGACCGCTTCTACGGTGAATTCTACCAGCTCGACCTCGAGATGAGCTTCGTCGAGCAGGAGGACGTGTTCCAGACGATGGAACCGGTGATCCGCGGCATCTTCGAGGAGTTCGCCGAGGGCAAGCCCGTCTCGCAGGCCTTCCGGCGCATTCCCTACGCCGACGCCATCCGAACCTACGGTTCCGACAAGCCGGATCTGCGCAACCCGATCGAGATGCAGGCCGTGACGGAGCATTTCGCGGGATCGGGCTTCAAGGTCTTCGCAAACATGATCGCGAACGATCCGGCGGTCGAGGTCTGGGCGATCCCGGGCAAGACGGGTGGCAGCCGCGCGTTCTGTGACCGGATGAACTCCTGGGCGCAAGGGGAAGGGCAGCCGGGCCTCGGCTACATCTTCTGGCGCGAGGAGAACGGCGAGGTCGGCGGCGCCGGTCCTCTCGCCAAGAACATCGGCGAGGAGCGCACGGCGGCGATCGCCGGGCAACTCGGCCTCGAGGCGGGCGACGCCTGCTTCTTCGTGGCTGGCAAGCCGGACAAGTTCTACCCGTTCGCCGGGCTTGCGCGCACCCGCGTCGGCGAGGAACTCAATCTGGTCGACCGTGACCGCTTCGAGCTCGCCTGGATCGTCGACTTCCCGTTCTACGAATGGGACGAGGACAACAAGAAGGTCGACTTCGCCCACAACCCGTTCTCCATGCCGCAGGGAGGCATGGCGGCGCTGGAGAGCGAGGAACCGCTCAAGATCAAGGCGTTCCAGTACGACATCGTCTGCAACGGCTTCGAGATCGCGTCGGGCGGCATCCGCAACCAGCTTCCCGAGACGATGGTCAAGGCCTTCGAGATCGCCGGCTACTCGCGCGCCGACGTCGAGGAGCGCTTCGGAGGCCTCTACCGTGCTTTCCAGTACGGCGCGCCGCCGCATGGCGGCATGGCGGCGGGCGTCGACCGCATCGTCATGCTCCTGTGCGGGGCCAAGAACCTGCGGGAGATTGCGCTGTTCCCGATGAACCAGCAGGCGCACGACCTCCTGATGGGCGCGCCGGCCGAAGCGACCCCGGCGCAGATGCGCGAGCTCGGCCTTCGCGCGATCCCGCCGGCTCCCAAGGCCTGA